The genomic window GCGTTCGGTCGGCTGGGTGATTTCGCGGGCGACGCCGTCGAATGTTGCGTCCGGCAGGCGGATTCGGACGTGCGGGTGGGCGCGGATGTTGAGCAGCCATCCGCTGGCCGCGCCGGGCCGAACCGGACCCGGCGGTTCCGATGTGAGATGCCCCTCGGTCCGGCCTGCCGGTGCTTGCGCTGAACAAAGACGTGTCAGGATTCGAGGATGGTGTCGAATCCGCTGCCTCCGCTTGCCCGTCGGCTCGCCCAACAGCGCTGGGTGATGCGCACGGCGCCGGTCGTGATCCCGGTGGAGCGGTCGGTGCGGCGCTGGACCGACGGCCGGATGGGTGTGCTGGATCTGGTTGGACTGCCCTCGATCGAGGTCACCGTCCCCGGCCGCAAGACCGGCATCCCGCGGACCACGTCGCTGCTGTACGTTCCGCGCGGGGAAGACTTCCTCGTGCTCGGTTCCAACTGGGGTAGTCCGAAGCATCCGGTGTGGTCGGCCAATCTGCGTGCCGCCGACACTGCCACTGTTCGGCACAAGGGCGAGCAATTCACGGTCACCGTCACCGAGATCACCGGCGTCGATCGCAAACGGGCGTGGGATCTGGCCGTCGAATTCTGGCCCGGGTACGAAATGGAATACGAACTGTCCGGCGGCCGCCAGTTCCGGATGTTCGAACTGCGCCGCGCCTGAAGCGCACCCGCCGCTCGGTTGAAAAGTGTTCGAGGCGTGGGTGAGTCGCGCGTCACATGGTGCTGACGAATTGTCGGAGGCTGCCGTTACGGTGAGACGGTGACGACGCATCTGACGCATTGGGGAGCTTTCGAAGCAGACAGCGATGGTGATCGCCTGACCGCCGTGCGGCCGTGGCGTGATGATCCGGAGCCGATGCGGCTGATCGAGAATGTGGCGTCCGCGCAGCATCATCCGACCAGGGTGGATCAACCCTATGTCCG from Nocardia iowensis includes these protein-coding regions:
- a CDS encoding nitroreductase family deazaflavin-dependent oxidoreductase translates to MVSNPLPPLARRLAQQRWVMRTAPVVIPVERSVRRWTDGRMGVLDLVGLPSIEVTVPGRKTGIPRTTSLLYVPRGEDFLVLGSNWGSPKHPVWSANLRAADTATVRHKGEQFTVTVTEITGVDRKRAWDLAVEFWPGYEMEYELSGGRQFRMFELRRA